A window of the Xiashengella succiniciproducens genome harbors these coding sequences:
- a CDS encoding flavodoxin domain-containing protein: protein MKKRDFLKVSLLAAGAMMLPRKASALKFYPTKKDTDWAILYSTWCGSSRDAAVWISEGMNGIAEVFDVKENPDLSGYSHIVVGGSIRSAATSPQLQEYLKKHRKQLAPKIKAYFAVCGNMMRPVTDQLYTQFFTDHLCKITGVVDVPQKVFLGRITWGLMEPEVREQMQSFPGMVEYDNLKRQDCLEFGKEIFESI from the coding sequence ATGAAAAAAAGAGATTTCCTTAAAGTTTCGCTCCTTGCAGCCGGAGCTATGATGTTACCCAGAAAAGCTTCCGCACTGAAGTTCTACCCAACAAAAAAAGATACTGACTGGGCCATCCTTTACAGCACATGGTGCGGTTCGTCACGCGACGCAGCAGTCTGGATCTCGGAAGGTATGAACGGAATAGCTGAGGTCTTCGACGTAAAGGAGAATCCCGACCTTTCTGGCTACAGCCATATTGTTGTTGGCGGCTCTATCAGAAGTGCTGCGACAAGTCCACAACTGCAGGAATATCTTAAGAAACATCGTAAACAACTAGCCCCAAAAATCAAGGCTTACTTTGCAGTATGTGGTAATATGATGCGCCCGGTGACAGATCAGCTCTATACCCAGTTTTTTACTGATCATTTGTGCAAAATAACCGGAGTAGTTGATGTGCCTCAAAAAGTATTCCTTGGCAGGATCACCTGGGGATTAATGGAACCTGAAGTTAGGGAACAAATGCAGTCATTCCCGGGCATGGTAGAGTATGACAATCTTAAAAGACAGGACTGCCTGGAATTCGGAAAAGAAATCTTTGAAAGTATCTAG
- the glmM gene encoding phosphoglucosamine mutase produces the protein MTLIKSISGIRGTIGGQSGDALTPMDVVKFSSAYGTWIKGAFPGIKPKVVVGRDARISGEMVSRLVTGALIGLGIDVIDLGLMTTPGTELAVTHFNAQGGIIITASHNPRQWNALKLLNSLGEFLSAADGEMILDIAAKEAFDHAEVDQLGTLTEEPGFLDVHIKHVLDLELVDVEAIKKADFKVAIDCVNSVGGIAIPALLKALGVKEVIELYCTPNGQFPHNPEPLPEHLTEISDLVRKEKADVGFVVDPDVDRLAIINEDGSMFGEEYTLVAVADYILSRTPGNTVSNLSSTRALRDVTVRRGGSYAAAAVGEVNVVTKMKETNAVIGGEGNGGVIYPASHCGRDALVGIALFLTHLAHEGISCSALRSRYPSYIMSKNKIELTPGIDVDAILSKVRDYYSKEKVNDIDGVKIDFSDSWVHLRKSNTEPIIRIYSEAPSREAAEELAGNVMKLIREFAG, from the coding sequence ATGACATTGATAAAATCTATTTCAGGAATCAGAGGTACTATCGGTGGTCAGTCCGGTGATGCCCTAACCCCAATGGATGTTGTAAAATTCTCATCAGCATATGGAACCTGGATTAAAGGAGCCTTTCCGGGGATAAAGCCAAAAGTTGTTGTAGGTCGTGACGCCCGCATATCGGGTGAGATGGTGAGTCGCCTGGTTACAGGTGCACTGATTGGTCTTGGTATTGATGTTATTGACCTTGGGTTGATGACTACACCGGGTACCGAACTGGCAGTTACGCATTTTAATGCGCAGGGAGGTATTATAATTACTGCCAGCCATAATCCCAGACAATGGAATGCATTGAAGCTGCTCAATTCATTGGGTGAGTTTTTGTCAGCCGCTGACGGTGAGATGATTTTGGATATTGCGGCTAAAGAGGCCTTTGATCATGCTGAAGTTGATCAACTGGGCACGTTGACTGAGGAGCCTGGTTTTCTGGATGTGCACATTAAGCATGTGCTTGATCTGGAGCTTGTCGATGTTGAAGCAATCAAGAAGGCAGACTTTAAGGTAGCTATTGACTGTGTCAACTCAGTAGGCGGCATTGCAATACCAGCCTTACTTAAGGCACTTGGAGTAAAGGAAGTAATTGAGCTATACTGCACCCCCAATGGTCAGTTTCCCCACAATCCAGAGCCACTGCCTGAGCACCTCACAGAGATTTCAGACCTTGTAAGAAAGGAAAAGGCTGATGTAGGCTTCGTGGTTGACCCTGATGTAGATCGCCTGGCAATTATCAATGAGGACGGCAGCATGTTTGGCGAAGAATACACCCTTGTTGCGGTTGCCGATTATATCCTTAGCCGCACTCCCGGCAATACTGTATCAAACCTTAGTTCAACAAGGGCTCTGCGTGATGTAACAGTGAGACGTGGAGGTAGCTATGCTGCCGCTGCTGTTGGAGAGGTAAATGTAGTTACTAAAATGAAGGAAACCAATGCAGTGATAGGTGGCGAAGGAAATGGTGGTGTAATCTATCCTGCAAGCCATTGCGGTCGCGATGCCCTTGTAGGCATCGCATTATTCCTGACTCACCTTGCCCATGAAGGAATCAGCTGTTCGGCACTTCGTTCGCGTTATCCTTCATATATAATGTCCAAGAACAAGATAGAGCTGACACCCGGTATTGATGTGGATGCAATACTAAGTAAGGTTAGAGACTATTACAGCAAGGAGAAAGTAAATGATATTGACGGAGTGAAGATTGACTTTTCGGATTCATGGGTTCACCTGCGCAAGTCTAATACAGAGCCGATAATCAGGATATATTCTGAAGCTCCATCAAGGGAAGCTGCTGAAGAACTGGCCGGTAATGTGATGAAACTGATTAG
- a CDS encoding pseudouridine synthase — MRNKKDFNSGGPAGKRSRPEQDKAGSKPGVRTGKGAYAGKREFAARDNAPKARTRPVQKPTEKVFDEGEAIRLNRYIANSGVCSRRDADELITQGLITVNGKVVTELGSKVKVSDDVRYNGKRLNPEEKVYILINKPRDMVTTTDDPQGRRTVMDLVEGVCTQRIYPVGRLDRNTTGVLLLTNDGELSRKLTHPSSLTKKIYHVFLDRPIARQHMTDIKKGIELEDGLIQADDIGYADESDHSQIGIEIHSGRNRVVRRIFETLGYKVEKLDRVYFAGLTKKNLAKGHWRFLTKEEIRNLKTGLMK; from the coding sequence ATGAGAAACAAAAAGGATTTTAATTCAGGTGGGCCTGCCGGAAAAAGGTCAAGACCGGAGCAGGATAAAGCAGGCTCAAAACCAGGGGTAAGGACCGGAAAAGGCGCATATGCCGGCAAACGCGAGTTTGCCGCCAGAGATAATGCACCCAAAGCCCGCACCAGACCCGTACAAAAACCAACTGAGAAAGTATTTGACGAAGGTGAAGCCATTAGGCTAAATCGTTATATTGCCAACAGTGGGGTATGCAGCAGAAGGGATGCTGATGAACTTATTACCCAGGGACTGATTACTGTCAATGGCAAGGTAGTGACCGAACTCGGTTCTAAGGTTAAGGTGAGTGATGATGTTCGCTATAATGGCAAACGACTCAATCCCGAAGAAAAGGTTTATATCCTTATAAATAAGCCAAGGGATATGGTTACTACAACCGATGATCCCCAAGGAAGACGAACTGTGATGGACCTTGTAGAAGGGGTCTGTACTCAGAGAATTTACCCTGTTGGTCGTCTCGACAGAAACACCACAGGAGTGCTGCTTCTAACAAATGACGGAGAACTCTCACGCAAGCTCACGCACCCGTCATCTCTGACCAAGAAGATTTACCATGTATTCCTCGACAGGCCAATAGCCCGTCAGCATATGACTGATATTAAAAAGGGTATCGAACTGGAGGACGGATTGATTCAGGCAGATGACATAGGATATGCTGATGAGAGCGACCATTCCCAGATTGGTATTGAGATCCACTCAGGACGAAACAGGGTAGTAAGAAGGATCTTCGAAACCCTCGGATACAAAGTTGAAAAGCTCGACAGGGTGTACTTTGCAGGTCTGACAAAAAAGAATCTTGCCAAAGGTCACTGGCGCTTCCTCACTAAGGAAGAGATTAGAAACCTGAAAACCGGACTGATGAAATAA
- the ltrA gene encoding group II intron reverse transcriptase/maturase: protein MKERKQKIFASSKTCPQKDRTASDGYVEGQTFIWITENNLTTNDYRLGNGLLEHILSPSNLNSAYKQVKRNKGAGGVDKMEVESLKDYLVDNKDRLIQSIQQGKYRPNPVRRVLIPKENGKQRQLGIPTVVDRVIQQSIAQKLTSIYEPQFSSHSYGFRPKRNAHGALRKCRDYITQGYVYAVDIDLERYFDTVNHSKLIEILSRTIKDGRVVSLIHKYLNAGVMDEDHYEETHEGVPQGGPLSPLLGNILLNELDRELESRGHKFVRYADDMVILCKSRRSAHRTMKSIVSFIEEKLFLTVNRDKSQVAHVKDVKFLGYTFYRYRGEGRLRIHPKSVEKMKAKIKRLTSRSNGWGNERRKEALSQYIKGWVQYFKLADMQKLLIKTDAWYRRRLRMVIWKQWKRIKTKVANLIKLGINKYKAYEWANTRKGYWHIANSFILSRTVTDQRLRLAGYVFLSDYYKAVRVEY from the coding sequence ATGAAGGAAAGAAAGCAGAAAATCTTTGCATCATCAAAGACCTGTCCACAGAAAGATAGGACGGCATCCGACGGATATGTGGAAGGGCAGACCTTCATTTGGATAACTGAAAACAACCTCACCACCAATGATTATCGTTTAGGAAACGGATTATTAGAGCATATCCTGTCCCCCTCAAACCTGAACAGCGCTTACAAACAAGTAAAGCGCAATAAAGGAGCGGGTGGAGTAGACAAGATGGAGGTAGAGTCTTTAAAGGACTATCTTGTAGATAACAAGGATAGACTAATACAATCCATCCAACAGGGGAAATACCGCCCCAATCCGGTAAGGCGGGTTTTAATACCCAAAGAAAACGGAAAACAGCGCCAGTTGGGCATCCCCACAGTCGTGGATAGAGTGATCCAACAAAGCATCGCGCAAAAACTGACCTCCATTTACGAGCCTCAGTTCTCATCTCACAGTTATGGATTTAGACCTAAACGGAACGCTCATGGCGCCCTTCGTAAGTGTCGGGACTACATTACCCAGGGTTATGTTTACGCAGTGGATATAGACCTGGAGCGGTACTTTGATACCGTTAATCACAGCAAGTTGATAGAGATACTATCGCGTACCATTAAAGATGGGCGGGTGGTGTCACTTATCCACAAGTACCTAAATGCTGGAGTAATGGATGAAGACCACTATGAAGAAACCCATGAGGGCGTACCGCAAGGAGGACCACTAAGTCCTCTGCTGGGAAATATCCTACTGAACGAGTTGGACCGAGAACTCGAAAGCAGAGGTCATAAATTTGTACGCTATGCTGACGATATGGTCATACTCTGTAAGAGCCGGCGAAGCGCCCATCGGACGATGAAAAGCATCGTTTCATTTATAGAAGAAAAGCTTTTCTTGACAGTCAATCGGGACAAAAGCCAAGTGGCACACGTAAAGGATGTTAAATTTCTTGGCTATACCTTCTATCGCTATAGAGGTGAAGGAAGGCTGAGGATACACCCCAAAAGTGTGGAAAAGATGAAAGCTAAAATTAAAAGGCTAACATCGAGAAGCAACGGATGGGGCAACGAGCGCAGGAAGGAAGCATTAAGTCAATATATTAAGGGCTGGGTGCAATACTTCAAACTGGCCGATATGCAAAAGCTACTGATAAAAACGGATGCGTGGTACCGCCGACGGCTACGAATGGTAATCTGGAAACAATGGAAACGGATCAAAACCAAAGTGGCCAATCTTATAAAGCTGGGTATAAATAAATACAAAGCTTACGAGTGGGCGAACACAAGGAAAGGCTACTGGCATATAGCAAATAGCTTTATCCTATCCAGAACTGTCACAGACCAGCGGCTGCGTTTGGCCGGATACGTTTTCTTATCGGATTATTACAAAGCGGTAAGAGTTGAATATTAA